DNA sequence from the Myxococcus guangdongensis genome:
CAGAGCTCCTCCTCGGGCGCGAACACGGGCGGCGTCGAGGGCTCACGCAGCTTCGCCTCGACGCGCGCGGCGCGCTCCTTGGCCTCGAGAGCGATGCGCTCGGCGAGCCCGGGGTCCTCCTTCACGTAATCCACCAGCGCGTCCACGTCGCCGTCGCGCGCCTGCTGGAGCGCCTTGCGCGCCTCGTCCGACAGCGAGCCCTCCGACATCCCGCTCGCGAGCAAGTCGTACTTGGCCAGCCACTCCTTGTGGCGCGTGCTCCACTCGCGGAACTGCACGTCGAACACCACGTCGAGGATGGGGTTGTTCTCGGGGCGCAGGCGGCTGGACGCCTTCGCTGCGCTCGCGATGACGGCGCAGGCTCGCAGCGCCCGCTGGTCCTCTGCCGAGAGTCCGGACTCCTCGCTGCGCGCACGCAGCACGGCCGCGAGCCGGTCCAGGAACGACTTCGTGGCCAGGGCCTTCACGGTGCCCACGAGCAGCTCCCGGTGGGCCTGGTTGGCGTCGAGCGTCTCCACCTCGGAGATGCGCGCCAGTTCCTGGCCCACGTGCTTGTCGAACGCCTCCGCGTCGAAGCGAAGCCCGGGCCCGGGGCCCCACTCCGCGAGCAGCTTGCCGAGCCTGTCCAGCGCGACCCCCAGGTAGCTCACATCGGTGCTCTCGAGGGACTTGAGCCCATCCCGGACGGCGGTCTGCCCGGAGGTGGGAGACGGCGCGGCGCGGGCGCGGTCCTCACTGGCGTGGCAGACCTTGTACTTCTTGCCACTGCCACACGGACACGGGTCGTTTCGGCCGGGCTTCTTCTGACTCAAGGGCTGCGCCTCTCGGCTCGCGGGGGCGAGCGGTGGAATCCGCGCGCACCGTAGCAGGAGGCACCCGCCCCGGGCAGCCCGCTGTTGGGAACCCCGCCAGGACCGTGGACGTCTCGACAACACCGAGCGGAGTCCTCTCAGATGCTCGGCGAGGTGACACGCATGGGAAAGCAGGGGCTGTTCATCGCGGTGGCGTCGGCGGTCATCCTCCTCGCGGCTCCGGGGCTGGCACGTGAACCCAGGTCCACGTCGAGGACAGGGACTGGCTGCGCGAAGACAGTCCCTCTCACCGCGCGGCTCGTCGAGGACGCGGCCGGGTCAGGGCTCCAGGGCATCGAGACGCGGGACGACCTCCTCATCGGCACGCTGAGCTACCTGCGGGAGCCACGCGAAGCCGCCGAGGCCGCGAGCGGCACCGTCCTCTTCATCAAGGGTGCGAAGGGCTGGCGCGCGGTCCTCCCCCAGCACGAGGAGAACGAAGTGGGGCTCTATCTCGCATCCCAGGGCCGCAAGCTCGCCGTCATCACCCAGCGACAGATAGGAGACCCGGGACAGTCGTTCACCGTGGTGGTGACGAGCGATGACTTCGCCACCTCGACGTGCGCCACCCTCCCCTTTCCGCGCGAACTGAACCAGCCCACCTGGAACGGCGAGTACCTCTCGCCGCATGACCTGGATCTCGACTCGCGCGGACGGGGGATGCTCATCGGCTCGGCGTCGTTGGAGCGACAGGAGGAGCCACCACGCACGCTGTGGTTCACCTACGCCACGCGTGATGGCGGCAGGACCTGGGGCGCGCCCCGCTCAATCACGGGGCAGCAGGACGCGCCCTCGGGCACGCTCGTTCCGGCGCGTCGCGTGGAGGCCGCGGCCCTCATCGCGGACCTGCGCGCCTTCACCTCGGGGATTCGAAGGGAGGAGCGGCGGTGAGCCCCGCTCCCGAAAAATCCGCGCCATGGTTGAGCGCCTCGAAGAAGGCCATGCTGTCCGGGCAGCCATCGCCGCCCGTGACGACGGCACGGCCCCACATATAGGTGGGGTCGAGGGTGCCCGCAATGACGACCTCCGAGGTCTGGAAGTGATAGGTCGGGGTTCCGATGGGCGGAGACGTATCCCAATCGCTCTGGAAGTCGGATAGCGCATCCGTCCAGGCCTCCGCGAAGGTATGGAGCTTCCGGGTGTACGTTGACGCGTTGGTCCCACCCGTCTCCGCAATCGTGCGGACCTTGTCTGCGCCCCACGCATAGCTGAACTGAATATCCAAGTAGAAGTAGCCGCCGCACAGCATCCCGGAACGCTTCCCCCAGCCGTTGTAGGTATTCGGGGGGTACGGGGAAGCGGACGGCGGCTCCGTCGATTGTGCCTCACGGGACTCGAGGACAGCCTCCTCCATCGTGCGGAGCAGCTTTTCGTTGGCAGCCAGGCGCTTCTCGAACACCACCGGGTCGGACTTCTCCGTCCGCTGCAGTTTGAGGAACACCCGCTCCATCCGAACCGTCTGGAGCATGAACTCGAAACCCTCGACGCCCCAGGCCGAGCGCTCATAGCCGCCGTGCGCGTTCGGGCGCTCCCAGACACCGGGAGCCAGTTGCGTCCACACCCGCATCGGAGCGCCAGAGGCCGTCTCCTGCTCCAGCTTCGCCTCCGGCTCCATGGCGCCTCCGCACGCCGTCAACAGGAAGGGGACCGTCAATCCTCGCAGCAGCATGCGTCGCATCACGGGTCTGTCCTTTCGAGGTCCACCCCACTCGGGGTGGCCATCCACGGATTCAAGGACAGCCAGATTTCACATGGAAACAGACCAGACCTGAGAGTCATGGCACTGTTCGATACTCGACATCCGTGTAGAGCTGACCTCAGTGAGGCGCGGAGGCTTTGGCTTGGAAGCTGGAGCGCTCGGACTCGGTCAAAGACAGACGCTGCTCGCGGCCACTCCGCGCGGAGAGGACACCCGCCTCCAGCACGGCCGCGACGGCCACGGCCTGCGCGGGCGTCACGGGATTGGGGCCGATGCCACGCACGGCGTCCCGGATGCCTGCGTAGTACTGGCGATAGTCGCCACGAGGAGCCGTCGTTCCTCGTGACGCGCCCGTCGGCCCTTCGATGAGACGACCGGGCCAGACATCCTCTCCCCAGTCCTTTGCGCCCGGGAGTTCCCCCGCGATGAGACGGTCCGCTTGAGTGTCCATGCCGTGCTTGAGCCAGGAGCCCTTCGTGCCGTGCACCGCGAAGCGAGGCATTCCACCCGCGATGAGCATGGACGCCTGGAGCACGACGTGGCGCTGGGGGTACTGGAGCGTCACCTGACACCAGTCATCCACGGTGGCGCCGTCGCGGTGGATGGACAGCAGGGCGTGCACGGTGTCCGGCAGTCCGAACAGTTGCAGGGCCTGGTCCACCAGATGCGGTCCCAGGTCGAACCAGATGCCCGCGCCGGGGACGGGCTGTTCGCGCCAGCGCTGGCGAACCTCGGGCCGGAAGCGGTCGAAGCGAGACTCGACATGCGTCACCCGGCCCAGCGTGCCCTGGGCGAGCAGCGCCCTCAGTTCGAGGAAGTCGCTGTCCCAGCGGCGATTGTGGAACGCGGACAACAGACGCCCCTGTGACTGCGCCAGCGCCGCGAGGGAGCGCGTGTCCTCCAGCGTCACCGCCATCGGCTTGTCGACGACCACGTGCTTGCCCGCGCGCAGGGCCGCCTGGGCGAGTGGGACGTGCTGCTCGTTCGGCGTGGCCACCACGACCAGGTCCACGTCCGGATGCGTGGCCGCCTCGAGCGTGGAGGGGAGCACGGTCACGGCGGGCAGGTCCGCATGGACAGCCTCGGGCCGACTGGACGCGATGACGTGCAGCGAGAGGCCCTCGACCGTGCGCAGCAACGGGGCGTGGAAGGACTTGCCCGCGAAGCCGTAACCCAACAGGGCGACGCGGAGCGGAGGCTGGGAACGCGCGGGCTCACTCATGGTGGCCGCGATTGAAGCACATCACGCGCCCCTCACCAGGGTGGAGGTCACCCACAAAAAAGCGATGCCATCCGCCCGAGGAGGAAGCGGATGGCATCGCCGCCACGGTCACAAGGAGCTGGGTTCGGAGGAGCGGGGCCGGTCCCAGGGGTCCGTGACTGCGGACTTGATTCACGCACTCAGCACATCAAGTGTGGTGATGCAGGCTCTCCACCAGGTACGGGTCTCCCGCCGGCAACATCGGCGACGTGCGCACCGCCCGCGTCACCGCCAGCGAGAACAGCGCCGCCACGCCCACCAGCCCCGCCAGCTCATACAGGCCCAGCACCGGCCCGTGCGGCTGATGCGCCGGCGCCACCATCAGGTACAAATCCAACCAGCGTCCCACCAGCAATACCCCGGCGACGCGCAACAGATGCGACGGGTTCATCTTCGCCGGACGCGGCAAGAGCAACACGAACGGCAGCGCCCAGTTCAACACCACGTTCGCGTAGAACGGCACCTCCCACCCACCGTGCATCCGCGCGATGAAGTACACCGTCTCCTCGGGGATGTTCGCGTACCAGATGAGCAGGAACTGCGAGAACCACAGGTACGCCCACAGCGTGGCGAAGCCGAACATCAGCTTCCCCAAATCATGCAGGTGACTCGAGTTGAGCTGAGGCAGCGCCCCCGCCCGATGCAGGAGAATCGCCACCACGGTGATGGCACACACGCTGGAGCTCAAGAGCCCCGCCACATTGTAGAGCGCGTAGATGGTGCTGAACCAGTGCGGCTCCAAACTCATCAACCAGTCGAACGCCGCCAGGCAGAAGGTCAGCGAGAACAGCACCAGGAACACCGCCGACACCGTCACGTTGCGCCGCGTGAGCGCCTCACCGGGCTGCGCATCTTGCCGCAGCGAGTTGCGCCGCAGCATCCACGTGAAGGCCACCCACACCGCCAACATCACCCCCATGCGAATGGCGAAGAACGGGACGTTGAGGAACGCCTCCTTCTGATGCAGCAGGTGGTCCGTCTCCATCACCCCGGGCTTCGCCCACGGGTACAGCGTCGTCGCGAACGGCAACAGCGCCAGCATCGTCGCCGCGCCCCAGGGCACATACGCCGTGAACGCCTCCGGGATGCGCTTGAACACGGTGAACCAGCCCGCGTTCGCCACGTACATCAGCGCCAGGAACACCGCGCCGCCCAACCCGAGACACAGGAAGTAGAAGCCATTGGTCAGCAGGCTCGTCAGCGCCCGCTCCCGGGCCTGCACCAGGCCGAGCACCAACACCCCCAACCCCACCCCCGCCGCCACCTGCGCGGCGCGGTGGAAGACGGGCGAGACAGCGAAGCCGCCCTGGGACTCGGGGCCGTGGGCCTGAACGGGGGCGCTCATGGCGTCTCCTTGCGCGCCGTGCGCGCGGGGTTCTGCAGCGAGCGGAGGTAGTGGACCAGCTTCCACCGGTCCTCCGGCGCCACCTGGGAACCATGCGCCGGCATCAAGCCCTGCCCATGGGTGATGATGTGGAAGATGCGACCGTCCGGCAGCTCCATCGCGTGCTCCGCCAGCAACGACGGCGGCACCGGGAAGCGCGCCGTCACCGGGCCATCTCCCAAGCCGCCAGAGCCGTGGCACGGCGTGCAATAGCGCTGGAACGCCGTCTGCCCTCGCGCCAGCACCTCCGGCGACGCCGGATACGGATTGCGCAGCTCCTTGCCCGCCTTCTCCGCGGCCTCCGTCCCGGAGACCAGCTTCAGCGGCACGTGCCCACGCGGCACCGTGCCCTTCGCCGGCGTCAGCAGCGTCTTGCCGTCCGCCGTGTTCGGGTTGCTCGCGAAGCTGTCGTACGGCACCGAGGACACCATGTCCGGCGCGTACTCGTAATTGGGGCGCGTCTCGTCCTGCTCACACCCCG
Encoded proteins:
- a CDS encoding c-type cytochrome, coding for MKGTWVGVATLGVLSLAGCEQDETRPNYEYAPDMVSSVPYDSFASNPNTADGKTLLTPAKGTVPRGHVPLKLVSGTEAAEKAGKELRNPYPASPEVLARGQTAFQRYCTPCHGSGGLGDGPVTARFPVPPSLLAEHAMELPDGRIFHIITHGQGLMPAHGSQVAPEDRWKLVHYLRSLQNPARTARKETP
- a CDS encoding oxidoreductase; translated protein: MSEPARSQPPLRVALLGYGFAGKSFHAPLLRTVEGLSLHVIASSRPEAVHADLPAVTVLPSTLEAATHPDVDLVVVATPNEQHVPLAQAALRAGKHVVVDKPMAVTLEDTRSLAALAQSQGRLLSAFHNRRWDSDFLELRALLAQGTLGRVTHVESRFDRFRPEVRQRWREQPVPGAGIWFDLGPHLVDQALQLFGLPDTVHALLSIHRDGATVDDWCQVTLQYPQRHVVLQASMLIAGGMPRFAVHGTKGSWLKHGMDTQADRLIAGELPGAKDWGEDVWPGRLIEGPTGASRGTTAPRGDYRQYYAGIRDAVRGIGPNPVTPAQAVAVAAVLEAGVLSARSGREQRLSLTESERSSFQAKASAPH
- a CDS encoding YecA family protein, which codes for MSQKKPGRNDPCPCGSGKKYKVCHASEDRARAAPSPTSGQTAVRDGLKSLESTDVSYLGVALDRLGKLLAEWGPGPGLRFDAEAFDKHVGQELARISEVETLDANQAHRELLVGTVKALATKSFLDRLAAVLRARSEESGLSAEDQRALRACAVIASAAKASSRLRPENNPILDVVFDVQFREWSTRHKEWLAKYDLLASGMSEGSLSDEARKALQQARDGDVDALVDYVKEDPGLAERIALEAKERAARVEAKLREPSTPPVFAPEEELWLTCVLWEPMQALKGLPQGAEPAQRREAVTALLRGVKGALDADFLAGMLDRMRQKSQDATVDEALRAWYADAAIAFEAEPARMLLAALLTARQEAQGRSAEEMVALADLKALTTWTPESFEPYRQLLFQMNLPASAERIQRCQEWLKTHPVALRAAAPE